The sequence CGGCATCGGGCGCGCCACCGCGGACTACCTTGCAGAGCGCGGCTGGAACATCGGCGTGATCGATATCGACGACGCAGCCTGTAAGGCCGCGGCCAAGGAGCTTGCCGAGAAACACGGAATCAAAGCCTACGGTGCCGGTGCAGACGTCAGCGACGAGGCGTCGGTCCGGGCGGCCATCGACGGGATCGAGGCCGAACTTCCGCAGCTTGTGGCCCTCGCCAACATTGCCGGCGTGAGCTCCCCGGTGCCGTACCTTGAGCTGGACGCCGCCGAATGGGACCGCGTGCTCAGCATCAACCTGAACGGTGTCCACTACGCCACCCGTCGCGTGGCCGAATCGATGGTCAAGAACCGGGTGGGGCGGATCGTCAACATCTCCTCCGTCTCGGCGCAGCGCGGCGGCGGAACCTTCAGCAAGACCCCGTACTCGGTGGCCAAGGCCGGCGTCATCGGCCTGACCCGCGCCACCGCCCGCGAGCTGGGCCCGTACGACATCACGGTCAATGCCATCTCACCCGGTCCGATCGACACCGACATCATGGGCGGCACCCTCAGCGAGGAACGCAAGGATGAACTCGTGAAGGACCTGGTGGTGAACCGGGTGGGCTCCACCCGCGACATCGCGGCGGCCATTTCCTTCCTCATCGGCGAGGACGCCGGCTACATCTCCGGCCAGACGCTGAACGTCGACGGCGGCCTGTACATGCACTGACGGCAACCCAACCAGGGTGCCACCACAAGCCCCGCGGACCGCCGGCCCGCGGAACCACCAACGTCACCACTCGAAGGAGAGTGTCGTGTCCGAAACCACCGCAACATCCAAGGAACTCCTGGCCCGTCCGGTCCTGAAGTCCGCGATTTCCAAGGCAGCCCGCCGGCTTATGCCGATGCTGGTCATCCTGTACGTCGTGTCCTTCCTGGACCGCACCAACGTCGGCTTTGCCGAGGCCGCCCTAGGGGCGGACAAGGGGGTGTCTGCCGCGGCCTTCGCCCTCGGCGCCGGCATCTTCTTCATTGGCTACGCGCTTTTCGAGATTCCCAGCAACCTGCTGCTCAAGAAGGTCGGTGCCAAGATCTGGCTGGCGCGCATCGCCATCACCTGGGGCATCGTCTCGGCATGCTTCGCGTTCGTGCAGGGCGAGACCTCGTTCGTGATCCTGCGTTTCCTCCTGGGCGTAACCGAAGCCGGGCTGTTCCCCGGTGTGATCATGTACCTCGCCGAATGGTTCCCCAACAAGGTGCGCGTGCAGATGTTCGCCATCTTCTACCTGGCCCAGCCGTTCTCCCAGATGATCGGCAACCCCCTCTCCGGCTGGCTGATCAACATCGGCGACCAGGTGCCGGGACTGCGTGGCTGGCAGGTCATGTTCTTCGTTGAGGGCCTGCTGGCCGTCCTGGCCGGCATCGCGGCGTTCTTCTTCCTGATCAACGGCCCCGCAAAGGCAAAGTTCCTTAACAGCGAGGAAAAGTACGCGCTGAAGGAGGTCATGGCCCTGGAGGACACCATCAAGGACGAGACCGGGCCCCGCGGCATCCTCGCCGCCATGCGCAACGGCCGGGTCTGGTACTTCACCGTGATCTACTTCTGCCTGCAGGTCGCAGTGTACGGCGTGACGTTCTTCCTGCCGCAGCAGGTGTCCTCGCTGACCGGACAGAAGGTGGGGCTCGCCGTCGGCCTGCTCATCGCCGTCCCGTGGTTCTTCGGCATCTTCTCCTGCTACTTCATCGGCAAGGCCGCGGACACGGTGGCCAAGCGCCGCAAGTTCGGCACCGTCCTGTTTATCTCCACCGGCCTGTGCATCTTCGGGTCGGCCTGGGCAGGTACCAACCACCAGCCCGTCCTGGGCATGATCTTCATAACCCTGGCCGTCTGCAGCTTCCTGGCCGTGGGCCCGGTGGTGTGGTCCTATCCCACCGCGTTCCTTGCCGGGTCCGCTGCCGCCGCAGGTATCGGACTGATCAACTCCCTGGGTAACCTGGGCGGCTTCGTGGCACCCATCCTGCGTACCGCTGTTAATGAGGCCACCCAGTCGCCAACGGGTTCCATGGGCGTCTACGCCCTGGGCGTCCTGCCGTTCGTGGCCGCGGCGATGATGTTCGCCACCAGGCGGTTCAAGAACAAGGCCGACGACCTGCTCGACTGAGCGCTCCACTCCATCCACGCAAGGAAACCATGAGCACCTCCGGCAGCAGCACAGGCAACAGCCCCCTTTACATCGGTGTCAGCACCAAGATGTACCTGGGCTACCAGGCAAGCCTGCGCTGGCTGTCGGAGGTGCGTTCCATCGTGGACAACATGCCCGGACTGGGCATGGATTCTGCCACGGAGTCCCCGGTCCGGGTCTTCGTCATCCCTTCCTTCCCTGTCCTGGAGCCCGCCGCGCGGATCCTGGCAGGTTCGCCCGTACTCCTCGGCGCGCAGAACTGCGCCTGGGGCGACGGGCCACTGACCGGTGAAGTCAGCCCCGGCATGCTGACCGAACTTGGCGTCTCCCTCGTCGAGATCGGCCATGCCGAACGCCGCAAACTTTTCGCGGAGGACGACGCCGTGGTGGCACGCAAGGTTCGTGCCGCCGTCGAACAGTCCCTCACCCCGCTGCTCTGCATCGGCGAGCCGGACAGGCTCGACGACGGAGCTGCCGCCGCCTTTTGCGTGCAACAGGTCCGCGCCGCCACGGACGGCGACCCCGCCCTGCTGAACCGCCTGGTCCTGGCCTACGAACCAGTCTGGGCCATCGGTGCGGAGGAGCCCGCCCCACCGCACCACGTCAACGCCGTCCTGGCGCGGATCCGTGCAGAGCTTGGCCCTGCCTGCCCCCTTATCTACGGCGGCAGCGCCGGGCCCGGACTGCTTCCCCGGCTGCCGGCCGCGGACGGACTCTTCCTGGGCCGTTTCGCCCACGATGCCGACAACCTTGGCCGTGTGCTGGACGAAGCCCTCCTCCTGCGTCAGACCGATGCGCCCGCCAACAGTTCGTCCAGCCGCTCGTAGCCTTCGGACATGCCACCCTCCATGCCTGAGTGCAGCATGCCGTCGCGTGCCTCCATGCTCTGGTACATGGCGTGGCCCCGCAGCCGGCACCGGCCGCCGTCGAGCTCCTCGAACGTCATGGACTCCAGGCTGACCGAGTCCGGATAGCCGCCGAACTCGAAGGTCTGCAGGGCGAACTCGTTCTCGCGCACCGTGTGGAAGATGCCACGGAACTCGTACGGCACCCCCTCCGGGCCGGTATGGATGTACCGGTAGCTTCCGCCGGTGCGGAAGTCGTAGTGGTCCATTTCCATCTTCATGCCCCGCGGGCCGAGCCATTGGACCACCAGTTCCGGGTCCTTGTGGGCACGGAACACGTCCGCGACCGGAAAGTCGAACTCACGCTCGAAGTCGATGTAGGGGAGCCCCTCGGGGGCGGTGATCTTCAGTTCGTTGGTCATTTCCTGTCCTTTGCCTTTGGCGCCGTTTGCCCGGCGCTGGATTCAAGCACCGCATCGAGGCTGCGGAACTGCCCTTCGCGGACCAGCCTGTACTGGTCGATCCAGGCCGTGAGCGCCTCCAGCCGTGCAGGGTTCAGGTGGACGGGCCGGCGCTGGGCGTCCCTGCTGCGGGTGACCAAATTTGCCTGCTCGAGTACCTGGATGTGCTTCGAAACTGCCTGTTTGGAAATCTCGAAGGGTTCGGCCAGGTCATTGACGGTGGCCGGACCACGGCTCAACCGGGCGATGATGCGTCGACGAACGGGGTCGGCCAGGGCAAGGAAAGCCACGTCCAAAGCCGCGTCGTCATCCGACACGATTCCCACCCTCTCATAATCAACCTAAATGTTTATCAACCTCTAGGTTGATTAATACTAGGCCTGCCTGTCATCATCCGCAAGAGGTGTCTTGCGATATCAAAATCCTGTTTGTTAGTATGTCAGTACAAACTACGTGAAGGAGAAGCTCCATGCCATTGGTTCGCATTGACGTTAACGAAGGCCGCACCGCGGGCGAGCTGCAGCAGCTGAGCCGCGGAATCCACGACGCGATCCTTGCGGAGTACGGCATTCCGGAGCGGGACTACTTCCACATCCTTACCGAGCACCCGCGGGGGCAAATTTTCGCGCAGGACGCCGGACTGGGGTTCGAGCGCACAGGGGGAGTGGTGATGATCCAGATCTTCACCCAGGG comes from Pseudarthrobacter sp. NIBRBAC000502770 and encodes:
- a CDS encoding SDR family NAD(P)-dependent oxidoreductase, whose translation is MTAFPTDRTVIVTGAVSERGIGRATADYLAERGWNIGVIDIDDAACKAAAKELAEKHGIKAYGAGADVSDEASVRAAIDGIEAELPQLVALANIAGVSSPVPYLELDAAEWDRVLSINLNGVHYATRRVAESMVKNRVGRIVNISSVSAQRGGGTFSKTPYSVAKAGVIGLTRATARELGPYDITVNAISPGPIDTDIMGGTLSEERKDELVKDLVVNRVGSTRDIAAAISFLIGEDAGYISGQTLNVDGGLYMH
- a CDS encoding MFS transporter; translation: MSETTATSKELLARPVLKSAISKAARRLMPMLVILYVVSFLDRTNVGFAEAALGADKGVSAAAFALGAGIFFIGYALFEIPSNLLLKKVGAKIWLARIAITWGIVSACFAFVQGETSFVILRFLLGVTEAGLFPGVIMYLAEWFPNKVRVQMFAIFYLAQPFSQMIGNPLSGWLINIGDQVPGLRGWQVMFFVEGLLAVLAGIAAFFFLINGPAKAKFLNSEEKYALKEVMALEDTIKDETGPRGILAAMRNGRVWYFTVIYFCLQVAVYGVTFFLPQQVSSLTGQKVGLAVGLLIAVPWFFGIFSCYFIGKAADTVAKRRKFGTVLFISTGLCIFGSAWAGTNHQPVLGMIFITLAVCSFLAVGPVVWSYPTAFLAGSAAAAGIGLINSLGNLGGFVAPILRTAVNEATQSPTGSMGVYALGVLPFVAAAMMFATRRFKNKADDLLD
- a CDS encoding triose-phosphate isomerase family protein, which translates into the protein MSTSGSSTGNSPLYIGVSTKMYLGYQASLRWLSEVRSIVDNMPGLGMDSATESPVRVFVIPSFPVLEPAARILAGSPVLLGAQNCAWGDGPLTGEVSPGMLTELGVSLVEIGHAERRKLFAEDDAVVARKVRAAVEQSLTPLLCIGEPDRLDDGAAAAFCVQQVRAATDGDPALLNRLVLAYEPVWAIGAEEPAPPHHVNAVLARIRAELGPACPLIYGGSAGPGLLPRLPAADGLFLGRFAHDADNLGRVLDEALLLRQTDAPANSSSSRS
- a CDS encoding SRPBCC family protein, translating into MTNELKITAPEGLPYIDFEREFDFPVADVFRAHKDPELVVQWLGPRGMKMEMDHYDFRTGGSYRYIHTGPEGVPYEFRGIFHTVRENEFALQTFEFGGYPDSVSLESMTFEELDGGRCRLRGHAMYQSMEARDGMLHSGMEGGMSEGYERLDELLAGASV
- a CDS encoding helix-turn-helix transcriptional regulator, with translation MSDDDAALDVAFLALADPVRRRIIARLSRGPATVNDLAEPFEISKQAVSKHIQVLEQANLVTRSRDAQRRPVHLNPARLEALTAWIDQYRLVREGQFRSLDAVLESSAGQTAPKAKDRK
- a CDS encoding tautomerase family protein encodes the protein MPLVRIDVNEGRTAGELQQLSRGIHDAILAEYGIPERDYFHILTEHPRGQIFAQDAGLGFERTGGVVMIQIFTQGGRSQEAKQQLFAAVAEKLAEVGVAGEDVFIGYVENTAGDWSFGFGRAQYVTGELAVPRK